Proteins encoded within one genomic window of Sphingosinicella ginsenosidimutans:
- a CDS encoding adenylate kinase — protein sequence MNIILLGPPGAGKGTQASRLVEERNMVQLSTGDMLRAAVSAGTEIGLKAKAVMDAGELVSDEIVDALIDEKLSGLTHDQGVIFDGYPRTSNQAESLDRLLAAHDRKLDVVIELEVDEEALVDRISGRFTCARCGEGYHDRHKRPAIDGVCDVCGSTEFKRRPDDNEATVRTRLVEYRAKTAPILPLYEARGLVRRVDGMAGIAEVGAAIDAILDSAG from the coding sequence ATGAACATCATCCTGCTCGGCCCGCCGGGGGCCGGCAAGGGCACGCAGGCCAGCCGGCTGGTCGAAGAACGCAACATGGTCCAGCTGTCGACTGGCGACATGCTGCGCGCCGCGGTTTCGGCCGGGACCGAAATCGGCCTCAAGGCGAAGGCGGTCATGGACGCCGGCGAGCTCGTGTCCGACGAGATCGTCGACGCGCTGATCGACGAGAAGCTGTCGGGGCTGACCCACGATCAGGGCGTGATCTTCGACGGCTATCCGCGCACGAGCAACCAGGCGGAATCGCTCGACAGGCTGCTCGCGGCGCACGATCGCAAGCTCGATGTCGTGATCGAACTGGAGGTCGACGAGGAGGCCCTGGTCGACCGCATCTCCGGCCGCTTCACCTGCGCGCGCTGCGGCGAGGGGTATCACGATCGCCACAAGCGCCCGGCGATCGACGGCGTCTGCGATGTCTGCGGCTCGACCGAGTTCAAGCGGCGGCCCGACGATAACGAGGCGACGGTTCGCACCCGGCTCGTCGAATATCGCGCCAAGACCGCGCCGATCCTGCCGCTTTACGAGGCGCGCGGGCTGGTCCGCCGGGTCGACGGCATGGCCGGCATCGCCGAGGTCGGCGCCGCGATCGACGCGATCCTCGATTCCGCCGGCTGA